Proteins encoded in a region of the Fundulus heteroclitus isolate FHET01 chromosome 2, MU-UCD_Fhet_4.1, whole genome shotgun sequence genome:
- the fbxl22 gene encoding LOW QUALITY PROTEIN: F-box and leucine-rich protein 22 (The sequence of the model RefSeq protein was modified relative to this genomic sequence to represent the inferred CDS: inserted 1 base in 1 codon), with product MYLGHTIQAEGSLLLLTSRSVXCPRDEASLHVSGLFAMHLSQLNRECLLHLFSFLDKDSRRSLSLTCRQLREVYLDPCLWNLLHFSSPCQLRWDNYVLGPSLRHLTICWYSSRVLLVCNIEDWLKSSFQKDICSKHENLVSTFLAHVCHMCPNLLTLTLSGCAHITDHDVVSVLRSCKKLRSLRLENCVRITDRSLQAVAVQGDNLEEVRVDFCRNITQAGLQSCKEARPVLRLSAERSADMIPDSKPEEKEPLRRALQKVLLYS from the exons ATGTATCTAGGCCACACAATACAGGCTGAGGGTTCATTGTTGCTGCTTACCAGCAGGTCTG TCTGCCCCAGGGACGAGGCCTCTCTGCACGTCTCGGGACTGTTCGCCATGCATCTCAGTCAGCTCAACCGCGAGTGTCTACTCcaccttttctccttcctgGACAAGGACAGCCGCAGAAGTTTGTCGCTCACGTGTCGTCAGCTGCGCGAGGTCTACCTTGACCCCTGCCTCTGGAACCTACTCCACTTCAGCTCTCCCTGTCAGCTCAGATGGGACAACTATGTGCTGGGACCTTCACTGCGTCACTTAACTATATGCTGGTATTCCAGTAGAGTCCTGCTGGTGTGCAACATTGAGGACTGGTTAAAGAGCTCGTTCCAGAAGGACATCTGCAGCAAACACGAGAACCTGGTCAGCACTTTCCTGGCCCATGTGTGTCACAT GTGTCCCAACCTTCTCACCCTGACGCTGTCCGGCTGTGCACACATCACCGACCACGACGTGGTCTCTGTGCTGCGGAGCTGCAAGAAGCTGCGCAGCCTCCGCCTGGAAAACTGCGTCCGCATCACAGACCGCAGCCTGCAGGCTGTGGCGGTGCAGGGGGACAACCTGGAGGAGGTAAGAGTGGACTTCTGCAGGAACATCACTCAGGCggggctgcagagctgcaaggAAGCGAGACCGGTCCTCCGACTGAGCGCAGAGAGGAGCGCTGATATGATTCCTGATAGCAAGCCTGAAGAGAAGGAGCCGCTCAGGAGAGCTCTGCAGAAAGTCCTGCTGTACTCCTGA
- the usp3 gene encoding ubiquitin carboxyl-terminal hydrolase 3, translated as MECPHLSSNVGCATDSSRFPNGTPSSWCCNVCRSNKSPWVCLTCMMVHCGRYVNGHAKKHFEENQGPGICQRKSEKQEKDKTHHSVCMDCSNFSVFCYRCDDFVVNDTKHGHVQKVREHLQSLENSLILGDRQRKRKLLEIPAADGKLLKDNEGVAVGATGLRNLGNTCFMNAILQSLSNIEQFSCYFKELPAVALRSGKTAGRRMYHTRSQGDNSVSLVEEFRKTLCSLWQGSQTAFSPDSLFYAIWKIMPSFRGYQQQDAHEFMRYLLDHLHRELQYSRNGASYPVSPQDGVRLSTTDSKCCINGTSSVVTSIFGGILQNEVNCLICGTESRKFDPFLDLSLDIPSQFRQKRSKDQEPGPTCTLRDCLRSFTDLEELDETELYYCHKCKKRQKSTKKFWIQKLPKVLCLHLKRFHWTAFLRNKVDTYVEFPLKGLDMRGFLLEPENTLPGSCVYDLAAVVVHHGSGVGSGHYTAYGSHEGHWYHFNDSTVTLTNEDTVKKAKAYILFYVERTGQGAVDTTPTDHSATNQPDAGTAATDCAAAGVVSGGEVAEASVMDAAATQTNVLDEKAADTQTAPEEAAADRDASEQTGTEEARHPIPAAAP; from the exons ATATGTCAACGGGCATGCTAAGAAACACTTTGAAGAGAACCAAGGCCCCGGTATTTGTCAAAGGAAGAGTGAAAAACAGGAGAAGGATAAAACCCATCATTCTGTCTGCATGGACTGCAgcaacttcagtgtattttg TTACAGATGTGATGACTTTGTTGTCAATGACACCAAACATGGGCATGTGCAGAAGGTGAGAGAACATCTGCAGAGTTTGGAAAA TTCGTTGATTTTGGGGGACagacagaggaagagaaaaCTTCTAGAAATCCCAGCTGCAGATGGAAAGCTGTTAAAAGACAAT GAAGGAGTGGCTGTGGGGGCGACTGGTCTGCGCAACTTGGGCAACACGTGCTTCATGAATGCCATCCTGCAGTCTCTCag CAACATCGAGCAGTTCAGCTGTTATTTCAAGGAGCTGCCCGCTGTAGCCCTGCGCAGCGGCAAGACGGCAGGAAGAAGGATGTACCACACCCGCAGCCAGGGGGACAACAGTGT CTCCTTGGTGGAGGAATTCAGGAAAACTCTTTGTTCCCTGTGGCAAGGAAGCCAGACCGCCTTTAGTCCCGACTCCTTATTTTACGCCATATGGAAAATCATGCCCAGTTTCAG gggcTATCAGCAGCAGGATGCTCATGAATTCATGCGTTACCTGTTGGACCACCTCCACAGGGAGCTCCAATACAGTCGCAACGGGGCGTCTTACCCCGTCTCGCCTCAGGATGGCGTCAGACTCTCCACCACAGACAGTAAATGCTGCAT AAACGGGACTTCCAGCGTCGTCACGTCTATCTTCGGCGGTATACTTCAGAATGAAGTTAACTGCCTGATATGTGGGACCGAATCGCGAAAGTTTGACCCGTTTCTTG ATCTGTCTTTGGACATTCCCAGTCAGTTCAGACAAAAGAGAAGTAAGGACCAGGAGCCAGGTCCTACCTGCACTTTACGTG ACTGCTTACGTAGCTTCACTGACCTCGAAGAACTTGATGAAACAGAGCTATATTACTGCCACAAGTGTAAAAAGCGACAGAAATCGACGAAGAAGTTTTGGATCCAGAAGCTGCCAAAG GTCTTGTGCCTGCACCTCAAACGGTTCCACTGGACTGCCTTTCTGAGAAACAAGGTGGACACTTATGTGGAGTTTCCACTGAAAGGCCTGGACATGAGGGGCTTCCTACTGGAG CCTGAGAACACGTTACCAGGAAGTTGCGTGTATGACCTCGCTGCTGTCGTGGTGCATCATGGATCTGG GGTTGGATCGGGGCATTACACGGCATACGGCAGCCACGAGGGCCACTGGTACCACTTCAACGACAGCACAGTGACTCTGACCAATGAGGACACGGTGAAGAAAGCCAAGGCCTACATCCTCTTTTACGTTGAGAGGACTGGTCAAGGGGCTGTAGACACGACCCCCACTGACCACAGCGCCACAAATCAGCCCGATGCGGGCACGGCAGCCACGGACTGCGCTGCGGCAGGCGTGGTTTCTGGGGGCGAGGTCGCAGAGGCGTCTGTGATGGACGCCGCAGCAACGCAGACAAACGTCCTGGACGAGAAGGCGGCAGACACGCAGACCGCGCCGGAGGAGGCCGCAGCCGACAGAGACGCCTCGGAGCAGACCGGGACGGAGGAAGCTCGCCACCCTATACCAGCCGCTGCGCCATGA